From Microcystis aeruginosa NIES-2549, a single genomic window includes:
- a CDS encoding TolB family protein: MKEKIFFIWLGRFLASFGLLSGISACNSPLLITPQVPAGGLNSFAPDQFPSYSADGRYLAFASDRSGRRSIYLFDLQEKRLVNLPNLNRGDSSQDQPSLNADGRLIAYISSERGKSDVMVYDRSQSRATLLTANLRGSVRNPTISGDGRQIAFETNQDGQWNIAIVNGQF; this comes from the coding sequence ATGAAAGAAAAAATTTTTTTTATCTGGCTGGGGCGATTTTTGGCCTCTTTTGGGCTGTTATCGGGGATAAGTGCCTGTAATTCCCCTCTTTTGATCACTCCTCAAGTTCCCGCCGGTGGTTTAAATAGTTTTGCTCCCGATCAATTTCCCAGTTATAGTGCTGATGGTCGCTATTTAGCCTTCGCTTCCGATCGCTCCGGTCGTCGTAGTATATATTTATTCGATCTGCAAGAAAAGCGCTTAGTTAATCTCCCTAACCTAAATCGTGGCGATTCTAGCCAAGATCAGCCATCCCTGAATGCTGACGGTCGTTTAATTGCCTATATCTCCAGCGAACGCGGTAAAAGTGATGTCATGGTTTATGATCGTTCCCAGTCCCGTGCAACCCTATTAACCGCTAACCTGCGGGGAAGCGTCCGCAATCCCACCATTAGCGGTGATGGTCGCCAAATTGCCTTTGAAACCAACCAAGACGGTCAATGGAATATTGCGATCGTTAACGGACAATTTTAA
- a CDS encoding DUF3370 domain-containing protein → MVICVMLPFLLPIAQTPPIVEIIRPAQVRPLPNQLDQVPVFNSNSPELLLGEGILLSTFPPQEKSFPSAHLNYAFQGRFDIFAHHVARGNFPDNLRTLYLGILLHNPSPNPVTVKILQGASYLSQPDAAFIDLPAQVENNQGTVFAGPGSRVMGDILMGQRQDIFPDRIIIPAGESFMVLNAAIPVRDLTPPLNGRSTYLRLESDGLLYAASLALYAPLDENGQERPPNLTEWQNLLERGDLSTPRDRAPTPPHSQGQIIYGRVAGVSQGSAWQARLVDRASLWLNIPDSGQSIAYGISTLPGGKLGTEQNQSASMLVRYPDTAYQAHGNYGVEYGLSLPLFNRSDEAKTVTIALETPIKEDVIGQGLRFLDPAAPQVFFRGTVAVNYSDDQGQAQSRFFHLVQRRGQEGQSLVTLTIPPGDWRVVQVNFLYPPDATPPQVLTIKTE, encoded by the coding sequence ATGGTAATTTGTGTGATGTTACCTTTTTTACTACCCATTGCCCAAACTCCTCCTATTGTAGAAATAATCCGACCGGCGCAGGTGCGTCCTTTGCCGAATCAACTAGATCAAGTTCCCGTTTTTAACAGCAATAGTCCCGAATTATTGCTAGGAGAAGGGATTTTGCTTTCCACTTTTCCCCCCCAAGAGAAAAGTTTCCCCTCGGCCCATTTAAATTATGCTTTTCAGGGACGCTTTGATATTTTTGCCCACCATGTAGCGAGGGGGAATTTTCCCGATAATTTACGCACCCTTTATTTGGGGATATTACTCCACAATCCTAGTCCTAATCCCGTCACCGTTAAAATTCTGCAAGGGGCCAGTTATTTGAGTCAACCCGATGCAGCTTTTATCGATTTACCGGCACAAGTGGAAAATAATCAGGGGACAGTTTTTGCCGGGCCGGGAAGTCGGGTAATGGGGGATATTTTAATGGGGCAGCGTCAGGATATTTTTCCCGATAGGATTATTATTCCGGCGGGGGAGAGTTTTATGGTCTTAAATGCGGCGATTCCCGTGCGCGATTTGACTCCACCCTTAAACGGGAGATCCACTTATCTCCGTCTGGAAAGTGACGGTCTTCTCTACGCTGCTAGTTTAGCTCTTTATGCGCCCCTAGACGAAAATGGGCAGGAAAGACCACCAAATCTGACAGAGTGGCAAAATTTGCTGGAAAGAGGCGATTTATCGACTCCGCGAGATCGAGCGCCCACTCCTCCCCATAGTCAAGGACAGATAATTTATGGACGGGTAGCGGGGGTGTCCCAAGGTTCAGCTTGGCAGGCCCGATTGGTCGATCGAGCTTCTTTATGGTTAAATATTCCTGATTCTGGTCAATCTATAGCCTATGGGATTAGTACCCTACCCGGGGGCAAACTGGGAACGGAACAAAATCAAAGTGCTAGTATGTTAGTTCGCTATCCCGATACGGCCTATCAAGCTCATGGTAATTACGGTGTGGAATATGGGTTAAGTTTACCTCTATTTAATCGAAGTGATGAGGCGAAAACGGTGACTATTGCGCTAGAAACACCGATTAAAGAGGATGTTATTGGGCAGGGTTTGCGTTTTCTCGATCCGGCTGCCCCACAAGTGTTTTTTCGGGGAACAGTAGCCGTCAATTATAGCGATGACCAAGGACAGGCACAAAGCAGATTTTTCCATCTCGTCCAAAGACGCGGACAAGAGGGGCAATCTTTAGTGACTCTGACTATTCCTCCGGGGGATTGGCGTGTAGTACAGGTAAATTTTTTATATCCACCCGATGCAACTCCTCCGCAGGTTTTAACGATTAAGACCGAGTAG
- the moaA gene encoding GTP 3',8-cyclase MoaA has product MNRNQIDYLRISLIDRCNFRCQYCLPEDAELASVRAQDLLTREEILTLVKNVFIPLGFRKFRLTGGEPLLHPEVVEIVRDIASLSATSDLALTTNGYLLDNLAEMLYEAGLRRINISLDSLDPDTFDKIIGNRGRSRWQKTWAGIQAAQRVGFDPLKLNVVVIPGINEAEVEDLAALTIDKRWHVRFIEFMPIGNGDLFQEKAWIASEELRGRIRAKWGLNEGQVRGNGPADVFQIPGAKGTIGFISQMSECFCDRCNRLRLSADGWLRPCLLNETGQIDLKTALRQGISPAEIRERVRELIELKAEINFKLRDSGTSSGIYTRTMSQIGG; this is encoded by the coding sequence GTGAACAGGAACCAAATTGACTATCTCAGGATTAGTTTAATCGATCGCTGTAACTTTCGCTGTCAGTATTGTCTGCCTGAAGATGCAGAATTGGCATCTGTTCGAGCGCAAGATTTACTCACCCGGGAGGAAATTCTTACTTTAGTCAAAAATGTCTTTATTCCCCTCGGTTTCCGCAAATTTCGCCTTACTGGTGGGGAACCTCTCTTACATCCCGAAGTAGTGGAGATTGTGCGCGATATCGCCTCTTTATCTGCCACTAGCGATTTAGCCTTGACCACTAATGGCTATTTACTTGACAATTTAGCCGAAATGTTGTATGAAGCCGGACTAAGAAGGATTAATATCAGTTTAGACTCCCTCGACCCGGACACTTTTGATAAAATTATCGGTAATCGCGGCCGGAGTCGTTGGCAAAAAACTTGGGCAGGTATTCAAGCGGCCCAGAGAGTGGGTTTTGACCCCTTAAAATTGAATGTGGTGGTGATTCCGGGGATAAATGAGGCAGAAGTAGAAGATTTAGCGGCTTTGACCATCGATAAGCGTTGGCACGTCCGTTTTATCGAGTTTATGCCCATCGGTAACGGTGATTTATTTCAAGAAAAAGCTTGGATTGCGAGCGAGGAATTAAGGGGGCGAATTCGGGCAAAATGGGGCTTAAATGAGGGTCAAGTGCGGGGAAATGGTCCGGCCGATGTTTTTCAAATTCCGGGGGCTAAGGGTACAATTGGCTTTATTAGTCAGATGTCGGAGTGTTTTTGCGATCGCTGCAACCGCCTACGTCTCTCGGCCGATGGTTGGTTGCGTCCCTGTCTCCTCAACGAAACCGGACAAATTGACCTAAAAACTGCCCTCCGTCAGGGAATTTCGCCGGCAGAAATCAGGGAAAGAGTGCGGGAATTAATAGAACTGAAGGCAGAAATAAACTTTAAACTGCGTGATTCCGGCACATCAAGTGGCATTTATACCCGTACTATGTCCCAAATTGGCGGCTAA
- a CDS encoding PCP reductase family protein, which translates to MEDLDFSDQLQWTAEAKAKLKNIPYFVRSQARQRIEELARHAGSDRVTVEMVEQARIEFGQ; encoded by the coding sequence ATGGAAGATCTAGATTTTTCCGATCAACTACAATGGACTGCAGAAGCAAAAGCAAAACTGAAAAATATTCCCTATTTTGTTCGTTCCCAAGCGCGTCAAAGGATAGAAGAATTAGCTCGTCATGCCGGTTCCGATCGAGTTACCGTGGAAATGGTAGAACAGGCTAGAATAGAATTCGGACAGTAG
- a CDS encoding Uma2 family endonuclease, whose protein sequence is MLSATETKYYTPEEYLALEETSEDKNEYRQGEIIPMVGATTNHNQICLNFCRNFPLNINNQDYYTYMETVRLWLSDYSIYTYPDVMVIQGKPLYQGNSQSNVINPLIIVEVLSNSTQAYDRGDKFKFYRSLPTFQEYILIEQSSYSVERYYKQKDDQWLIDFVTGENAVLQLLSVDWQISFQDLYQRVNFDLAET, encoded by the coding sequence ATGTTAAGCGCTACTGAAACTAAATATTATACTCCCGAAGAATATCTCGCCCTAGAGGAAACGTCCGAAGATAAAAATGAATATCGTCAAGGAGAAATTATCCCAATGGTAGGAGCCACCACTAATCACAATCAGATTTGTCTAAATTTTTGCCGTAATTTTCCCTTAAATATCAATAATCAAGATTATTATACCTACATGGAAACGGTGCGTTTATGGCTGTCAGATTATAGCATTTACACCTATCCTGATGTGATGGTGATTCAAGGTAAACCTCTCTATCAAGGTAATAGTCAATCTAACGTGATCAATCCTTTAATTATTGTTGAAGTTCTCTCTAATTCTACCCAAGCTTATGACCGAGGGGATAAGTTTAAATTCTATCGTTCCTTGCCAACTTTTCAGGAATATATTCTGATCGAACAATCTAGTTATAGTGTGGAACGTTACTATAAACAAAAGGATGATCAATGGTTAATTGATTTCGTCACGGGGGAAAATGCGGTTTTACAATTGCTGTCGGTAGATTGGCAGATTTCTTTTCAAGATTTATATCAAAGAGTAAATTTCGACCTAGCAGAAACCTAA
- the ftsY gene encoding signal recognition particle-docking protein FtsY, giving the protein MFNWFRRQKVQPEQEQAPPAPVEETASEATSQEEYLDWAKKAFKNIQEKKATAEAVVSETPETSIAETEPPQEEEPVKEEETEDNTPAWLKKSDRLEILKETAIETPTEPDEDFIWSAKVLANQGRQAEDVSEEEITWLKKLRQGLGKTRRSLVNQLKAVVGQGPLNQDAVEEIEALLLQADVGVDATDYIITTLQNKLKQEALPPEKAIEYLKEIIREILDAPLANYSNPGFEPEKGKLNIWMLTGVNGVGKTTTIGKLAHLSKQSGYSCIIAAADTFRAAAVEQVKVWGERSQVEVIANPGKNTDPAAVVYDGIEAAKSREVELLLVDTAGRLQNKKNLMAELSKIRRIIDKKAESAVVESLLVLDATLGQNGLRQAEVFSEAAQLSGVILTKIDGTAKGGVALAVARQLNLPIRFVGAGEGIEDLRPFSSYEFVEALLSGD; this is encoded by the coding sequence ATGTTTAACTGGTTCCGTCGTCAGAAAGTCCAACCCGAACAAGAACAAGCACCCCCCGCACCCGTAGAGGAAACCGCCAGCGAGGCAACCAGTCAGGAAGAGTATTTAGATTGGGCCAAAAAAGCCTTTAAAAATATTCAAGAGAAAAAAGCCACGGCCGAGGCCGTCGTGAGCGAAACCCCTGAAACATCTATTGCTGAAACAGAACCTCCGCAAGAGGAAGAACCAGTTAAAGAAGAAGAAACCGAGGATAATACCCCCGCATGGCTGAAAAAATCCGATCGCCTCGAAATTCTCAAAGAAACCGCCATCGAAACCCCCACAGAACCAGATGAGGATTTTATCTGGTCGGCCAAAGTTTTAGCCAATCAGGGACGACAAGCAGAGGACGTTTCCGAAGAAGAAATCACCTGGTTAAAAAAATTGCGTCAGGGTTTAGGCAAAACGCGTCGCAGCTTGGTCAATCAGCTTAAGGCCGTGGTCGGTCAGGGTCCCCTCAATCAAGATGCAGTGGAGGAAATCGAAGCTTTATTGCTTCAGGCCGATGTGGGGGTAGATGCCACCGATTATATTATCACTACCCTCCAAAATAAGCTAAAACAGGAAGCTCTGCCCCCCGAAAAAGCGATCGAATATCTCAAAGAAATTATCCGCGAGATTTTAGATGCACCTTTAGCCAATTATAGCAACCCCGGTTTTGAGCCAGAAAAAGGTAAATTAAATATCTGGATGCTCACAGGAGTTAACGGAGTCGGTAAAACGACGACTATCGGCAAATTAGCTCATTTATCTAAACAATCTGGCTATAGTTGTATAATCGCCGCTGCCGACACCTTTCGCGCTGCTGCCGTGGAACAGGTGAAAGTTTGGGGAGAGCGATCGCAAGTCGAAGTAATTGCCAACCCGGGCAAAAATACCGACCCAGCCGCCGTGGTGTACGATGGCATCGAAGCCGCTAAATCCAGGGAGGTAGAATTACTCTTAGTGGATACGGCGGGAAGATTGCAGAATAAAAAGAACTTAATGGCAGAATTAAGCAAAATTCGCCGCATTATCGACAAAAAAGCCGAGAGTGCCGTGGTGGAATCCCTTCTAGTTCTCGATGCCACTTTAGGACAAAACGGGCTGCGACAAGCAGAAGTTTTCTCGGAAGCTGCCCAATTAAGCGGCGTGATCCTGACTAAAATCGATGGTACAGCTAAAGGGGGTGTCGCCCTTGCCGTAGCGCGTCAGCTTAACCTCCCGATTCGCTTTGTCGGCGCCGGGGAAGGAATCGAGGATCTGCGGCCCTTTTCCAGTTACGAATTCGTGGAAGCTTTACTGAGTGGCGATTGA
- a CDS encoding metal ABC transporter ATP-binding protein, which produces MQRTITVSHLGVYYRGVEALRDITLKIHPGRLTGIIGPNGAGKSTLIKAMLGLIRVQQGSVNYQGQSLQQQLDKVAYVPQRSQIDWTYPVTAWDVVMMGRVRKTGWFRPFSHISRQQALNALERVEMADLRHRPLGQLSGGQQQRVFLARSLAQEAEIFCFDEPFVGVDQKTEGILFNIFGELAQENKIVLVVNHDLGESITHFTDLILLNKELILADQRSKVLTDFNLRRAYGGKVSFYDAMTLPDHPRSSLDYLDRFSKNNAIN; this is translated from the coding sequence ATGCAAAGGACAATTACAGTTAGTCATCTAGGAGTATATTATCGCGGCGTGGAAGCCCTACGGGATATCACCCTGAAAATTCATCCAGGACGATTAACCGGTATTATCGGTCCCAACGGCGCGGGTAAAAGTACCCTGATCAAAGCCATGCTAGGATTAATTCGCGTACAACAGGGAAGCGTTAACTATCAAGGGCAATCTCTACAGCAACAACTGGATAAAGTCGCTTATGTTCCCCAAAGATCTCAAATCGACTGGACCTATCCCGTCACCGCTTGGGATGTGGTGATGATGGGGAGAGTCAGAAAAACGGGTTGGTTTCGTCCTTTTTCCCATATTAGTCGTCAACAGGCTTTAAATGCCCTAGAACGGGTGGAAATGGCTGATTTACGCCATCGTCCCCTCGGTCAGTTGTCGGGAGGACAACAGCAAAGAGTCTTTTTAGCCAGATCTTTGGCCCAAGAAGCGGAGATTTTCTGTTTTGATGAACCTTTCGTTGGGGTAGATCAAAAAACCGAGGGGATTCTTTTTAATATCTTTGGTGAGTTAGCCCAAGAAAATAAAATTGTCCTGGTGGTTAATCATGATTTAGGCGAATCTATCACCCATTTTACTGATTTAATCCTCTTAAATAAAGAATTGATCCTCGCCGATCAACGCTCCAAGGTCTTAACTGATTTTAATCTCCGGCGTGCCTACGGGGGTAAAGTCTCCTTCTACGATGCCATGACACTACCAGATCATCCCCGATCGAGTCTCGATTATCTCGATCGCTTCTCGAAAAACAATGCGATAAACTAG
- a CDS encoding DUF3119 family protein, with amino-acid sequence MTTISPQEVTGTIELAPNYRIPLFLVILSLPLLFLQVWLGIIFSLLGLFLMFQTTRIRLQFTPTSLDVYLSGQQIRSFPYQEWQNWRIFWNKVPILFYFKEINSIHFLPIIFDSATLRLCLEKYYPLAASQAIDSEAN; translated from the coding sequence ATGACAACTATTTCCCCGCAAGAAGTAACAGGAACGATCGAACTGGCTCCTAACTATCGAATTCCCCTGTTTTTGGTAATTTTATCGCTGCCTTTACTCTTTTTGCAGGTCTGGCTCGGAATAATTTTCTCCCTGTTGGGGCTATTCTTGATGTTCCAGACTACCCGCATTCGTCTCCAGTTTACCCCCACTTCCTTAGATGTCTATCTGTCTGGGCAACAAATTCGCTCCTTTCCCTACCAAGAATGGCAAAATTGGCGGATTTTCTGGAATAAAGTCCCGATCCTATTTTATTTCAAAGAAATTAACAGCATTCATTTTTTGCCCATTATCTTTGACAGCGCAACCCTGAGACTGTGCCTCGAAAAATACTATCCTTTAGCAGCATCGCAAGCGATCGACTCAGAAGCGAACTAA
- a CDS encoding DUF3086 domain-containing protein has protein sequence MNSEDFNVLPLDKMTDLPNESVEEFSFDDLWNDRQVENPLPSETAPEGELVPAAQAEPLRAEIEALERQKQSLAAEISALKAERERLIAEELGDIKAQIERMLKEGVKDLEQRKQALELAIEQLERRRERIRQEMRSNFAGVSQDLAVRVQGFKDYLVGSLQDLAAAAEQLELPRFETPEKSPRSVEPPLRTEREETPRPSRGSQGRDYREESPRPPRTSNQGRDNWQEPRRSNRSGYESEPVGQSTPRQGFSDQNQRIQTLLDRYRSRPDYYGPPWQLRRTFEPIHAERVQQWFFKQGGRGTVRGMGSRLQNILVASAIISIMAELQGDRFRSLVLANSPERLGEWRRGLQDCLGISRADFGPDRGIVLFESPEALIQKAERLIDDKYSPLIIIDDTEERLNFALLQFPYWLAFAPEPQQTSSYWY, from the coding sequence ATGAATTCAGAAGATTTTAATGTTTTACCCCTTGACAAAATGACAGACTTACCCAATGAATCTGTCGAAGAATTTAGTTTTGATGATCTCTGGAACGATCGCCAGGTAGAGAATCCCCTGCCATCGGAAACCGCCCCCGAAGGCGAATTAGTTCCCGCAGCGCAGGCGGAACCCCTACGAGCAGAAATCGAGGCTCTAGAACGGCAAAAACAGAGCCTAGCGGCAGAAATCTCGGCGTTAAAAGCGGAAAGAGAACGCTTGATCGCCGAGGAACTAGGGGATATCAAAGCTCAAATCGAAAGAATGCTCAAGGAAGGCGTAAAAGACCTAGAACAACGCAAACAGGCTTTAGAATTGGCGATCGAACAGTTAGAACGCCGTCGTGAGCGCATTCGGCAGGAAATGCGGAGTAATTTCGCCGGAGTCTCCCAGGATCTAGCCGTGCGGGTTCAGGGATTTAAAGACTATCTGGTGGGCAGTTTACAGGATTTGGCCGCGGCTGCCGAACAGTTGGAATTACCCCGTTTTGAAACCCCCGAAAAATCCCCCCGCTCCGTGGAACCTCCCCTGCGGACCGAACGGGAGGAAACCCCGCGTCCATCCCGTGGCAGTCAAGGCCGGGATTATCGCGAAGAAAGTCCCCGTCCCCCCCGTACCAGTAACCAGGGCCGGGATAATTGGCAAGAACCCCGTCGCTCTAACCGTTCGGGTTATGAATCGGAACCGGTGGGACAATCCACCCCTAGACAGGGCTTTTCTGACCAAAATCAGCGCATACAAACTCTTTTAGACCGTTATCGCAGTCGCCCTGACTATTACGGTCCGCCTTGGCAATTACGGCGCACTTTTGAACCAATTCACGCTGAACGGGTGCAACAGTGGTTCTTTAAACAGGGGGGCCGGGGTACGGTTCGCGGTATGGGCAGCCGTCTCCAGAATATTCTGGTGGCTTCGGCAATTATCTCGATTATGGCGGAATTACAGGGCGATCGCTTCCGTTCTCTCGTTCTGGCTAATAGTCCCGAACGTTTAGGCGAATGGCGACGCGGTCTCCAAGATTGTCTCGGCATTTCCCGCGCCGATTTTGGACCGGACCGCGGCATCGTTCTCTTTGAGTCTCCCGAAGCTTTAATTCAAAAAGCGGAACGTTTAATCGACGATAAGTATTCACCGCTCATTATCATCGATGATACCGAAGAACGGCTGAATTTCGCTCTTTTACAATTCCCCTACTGGTTAGCTTTTGCCCCTGAACCCCAACAAACTTCTAGTTATTGGTATTAA
- a CDS encoding tRNA (guanine-N1)-methyltransferase, protein MQEEKAIFNINNTFYRPESKIVRDLGVLGAAIAQKERGSLRVLEVMSGSGVRALRYWLESGADWLWVNDGNPEIKPTLAANLESLLQQKQGKITYKSAQEVLLECYLEKDHYDLVDIDAFGSPASLFSAIPLATKIGGLIYLTNTDGRTLTGHNLENSLADYGASARNHPAAHEQGLRLIIAGLQLESARLGLGITPIFSFFFGQSYRVMVRLTANRQLNSHNYGFLGYCHSCGEYQSVPWPKLGKIVCSGDGQPLTLTGPLWLGSLHDRFYLEKMADLAEQWQWKKVVKLLEIMREENDFPPYFYSFREIGRRGKLDLPKREDLIAALLEQGYRAAATHINPQAVKTNASLAQCIAILKD, encoded by the coding sequence ATGCAGGAAGAAAAAGCGATATTTAATATCAACAATACTTTTTATCGACCGGAGAGTAAAATCGTCCGAGATTTAGGAGTTTTAGGGGCGGCAATTGCCCAAAAAGAGCGGGGAAGTTTGCGGGTTTTAGAGGTAATGAGCGGCTCTGGTGTGCGAGCGCTCAGGTATTGGTTAGAAAGTGGTGCGGATTGGCTGTGGGTTAATGATGGGAATCCAGAAATTAAGCCAACTTTAGCCGCTAATTTAGAGAGTTTATTACAACAAAAACAAGGGAAAATAACCTATAAATCTGCTCAAGAAGTTCTCCTAGAATGTTATCTTGAAAAAGACCATTATGATCTAGTTGATATTGATGCTTTTGGTTCCCCTGCATCTCTGTTTAGTGCTATTCCTTTAGCCACTAAAATCGGTGGTTTAATTTATCTGACTAATACCGATGGACGAACGCTGACGGGTCATAATCTAGAAAATAGTTTAGCTGATTATGGAGCATCTGCTCGCAATCATCCGGCTGCCCACGAACAGGGATTAAGATTAATTATCGCCGGTTTGCAATTAGAATCGGCCCGGTTAGGTTTAGGAATTACGCCGATTTTTTCCTTCTTTTTTGGTCAAAGTTATCGGGTGATGGTGCGGTTAACAGCTAATAGACAATTAAATAGTCATAACTACGGTTTTCTCGGTTATTGTCATAGCTGCGGGGAATATCAATCAGTGCCTTGGCCGAAGTTAGGCAAGATAGTTTGTTCTGGGGACGGGCAACCTTTAACCTTAACCGGACCCTTGTGGTTAGGCAGTTTACACGATCGCTTTTATCTAGAAAAAATGGCAGATTTAGCCGAACAATGGCAGTGGAAAAAGGTAGTCAAATTGTTAGAAATAATGAGGGAAGAAAACGATTTTCCTCCCTATTTTTATAGCTTTCGGGAAATTGGGAGAAGGGGCAAATTAGATCTACCCAAAAGGGAAGATTTAATTGCGGCTCTCTTAGAACAAGGTTATCGAGCCGCTGCCACCCATATTAACCCGCAAGCGGTGAAAACTAACGCTTCTTTAGCCCAATGTATCGCAATACTCAAGGACTAA
- the tsaE gene encoding tRNA (adenosine(37)-N6)-threonylcarbamoyltransferase complex ATPase subunit type 1 TsaE, translating to MIIDLPDREATVNVGKKLGQTLAPGSVILLKGDLGAGKTTLVQGIGLGLGIQEPIASPTFTLVNEYSEGRLPLYHLDLYRLQGQDIEALYLENYWQGIEVDLGIVAIEWSERLTFLPENYLEITLLDRGEQGRRALLNFVGGEEKNSDPTGIAIGT from the coding sequence ATGATTATCGACTTGCCTGATCGAGAAGCTACTGTCAATGTAGGGAAAAAACTGGGGCAAACCCTGGCCCCCGGCAGTGTAATTTTATTAAAAGGCGATTTGGGAGCGGGAAAAACTACCTTAGTACAGGGAATTGGCTTAGGATTGGGCATTCAAGAGCCGATAGCTAGTCCTACCTTCACCCTCGTTAACGAATATAGCGAAGGCCGCCTTCCTTTGTATCATTTGGATTTGTATCGTTTGCAGGGTCAAGATATCGAGGCGCTGTACCTAGAAAATTATTGGCAGGGAATCGAGGTGGATTTAGGGATAGTGGCGATCGAATGGTCAGAACGTTTAACTTTTTTGCCGGAAAATTATCTAGAGATTACTTTACTCGATCGAGGTGAGCAGGGACGACGAGCGCTGCTCAATTTTGTCGGTGGGGAGGAAAAAAATAGCGACCCCACAGGAATCGCTATCGGCACTTGA
- a CDS encoding lipid-A-disaccharide synthase-related protein, whose product MKLLFLSNGHGEDEIAIRIIKRLQSSPHCPDITALPLVGNGYAYTRLGIPLLDRGQKMPSGGFITRDVKQLWRDLREGLLGLTSRQYRLVRNWGQEGGKIVAVGDILPLALAWLSETDYAFVGTAKSEYYLRDEQGWLDSSSMIDRLWGSYYYPWERWLMAHPRCRGVFPRDSLTSKILQQWSIPVVDGGNPMMDDLLPSITGDFPQDCLNILLLPGSRFPESLHNWQKILAAVAAMIGRFPDYKLEFLAAIAPSLPPESFTAALTSQGWREHSTNKFICQEVFITISQRDYAEYLGRCHLAIAMAGTATEQFVGLGKPAITIAGSGPQFTAHFAKLQQRLLGCSILLGDSAESVADKLEYLLQNPPKWQEIAFNGRQRMGAAGASDRIAQWLLGNFCP is encoded by the coding sequence GTGAAATTATTATTTTTGAGTAATGGCCACGGTGAAGATGAGATCGCGATCCGGATTATTAAAAGACTGCAATCATCTCCCCACTGTCCGGATATTACTGCTTTACCCCTAGTGGGTAACGGTTATGCTTATACTCGTCTGGGGATTCCCCTTCTCGATCGAGGTCAAAAAATGCCCTCTGGGGGTTTTATAACTAGGGATGTCAAACAATTATGGCGAGATCTACGGGAGGGATTATTAGGATTAACCTCCCGTCAATACCGTCTGGTCAGAAATTGGGGCCAAGAAGGGGGAAAAATTGTCGCGGTGGGAGATATCTTACCCCTTGCCCTTGCTTGGTTGAGCGAGACAGATTATGCTTTTGTGGGAACGGCTAAATCAGAATACTATCTCCGGGATGAGCAGGGATGGTTAGATAGTAGCTCGATGATCGATCGCCTCTGGGGTTCCTACTATTATCCCTGGGAACGCTGGTTAATGGCTCATCCTCGCTGTCGGGGGGTTTTTCCCCGGGATAGTTTAACTAGCAAAATTTTACAACAGTGGTCAATTCCCGTTGTCGATGGGGGTAATCCGATGATGGATGACCTTTTACCCTCGATAACGGGCGATTTTCCCCAAGATTGCCTAAATATTCTGCTGCTACCCGGTTCGCGCTTTCCCGAATCTCTCCACAATTGGCAGAAAATTCTCGCAGCTGTGGCGGCCATGATTGGACGTTTTCCCGATTATAAGCTGGAATTTTTGGCAGCGATCGCTCCTTCTCTCCCCCCGGAATCTTTTACGGCTGCTTTAACTTCCCAGGGTTGGCGAGAACATAGCACAAATAAGTTTATTTGTCAAGAGGTATTTATAACTATTTCTCAAAGGGATTACGCCGAATATTTAGGCCGTTGCCATTTAGCGATCGCCATGGCGGGAACTGCCACGGAACAGTTCGTCGGTTTGGGTAAACCGGCGATCACAATTGCGGGATCTGGACCACAGTTTACTGCTCATTTTGCCAAACTGCAACAGCGTTTATTAGGCTGTTCAATTCTCTTGGGCGATAGTGCCGAGTCAGTGGCAGACAAGTTAGAATATTTATTACAAAATCCCCCAAAGTGGCAAGAAATCGCCTTTAATGGTCGTCAGAGAATGGGGGCAGCCGGGGCCTCCGATCGCATTGCCCAATGGTTACTAGGCAATTTTTGCCCTTAA